A single Caldalkalibacillus salinus DNA region contains:
- a CDS encoding Y-family DNA polymerase, whose amino-acid sequence MSDVQLQKHHDQHGQPSRYIMLADMNSFFASCHQSVDPALRHKPVIVGGSTTSKRRGMVIAASYEAKAKGVYTTMSSYEAKRKCPEAIFVMRDHTLYQNYSTKIMNFLRLIGDTEVASIDEAYVDITPLVQKGKKPQDIATYIQSTLWKKLHMPCSIGVGSNRIIAKMAAEIKKPRGYVQLGVKQFCTYFYPQPLSQLHGCGQKTAEKFEKNNIFTIGDLAEADPLQVKLILGKRGEHLQHAAQGKGSAVIYPDREKGDKTIGKETTFQNHTTDQGLIKSLASRMVEQLASKLEQKRKKVRTVSVVYKLERGKGSHSKSVTLAEGTKDQSVLYDHVQSLYQQHLAETPIILFGVRFSNLEDLDYEQLTLEDFM is encoded by the coding sequence ATGAGTGATGTTCAACTGCAAAAACATCATGACCAGCACGGACAGCCGTCTCGTTATATTATGTTAGCCGATATGAACTCGTTTTTCGCTAGTTGTCATCAAAGTGTAGATCCGGCTCTGAGACATAAGCCTGTCATCGTAGGTGGATCAACAACCTCTAAAAGGAGAGGGATGGTTATCGCTGCAAGCTATGAAGCCAAAGCGAAGGGCGTCTATACAACGATGAGTAGCTATGAAGCTAAACGAAAGTGTCCGGAGGCTATATTCGTCATGAGAGATCACACTTTATATCAAAACTACTCTACTAAAATTATGAACTTCCTGCGGTTGATCGGTGACACTGAGGTCGCTTCAATTGATGAAGCTTATGTTGATATTACACCATTGGTACAAAAGGGGAAAAAGCCACAGGATATCGCCACGTATATTCAAAGCACATTATGGAAAAAGTTGCATATGCCTTGTTCCATAGGAGTAGGGTCCAATCGCATCATCGCCAAAATGGCAGCAGAAATTAAAAAGCCACGTGGTTATGTGCAATTAGGTGTTAAGCAATTCTGCACATACTTTTATCCCCAACCTTTGAGTCAATTACACGGGTGTGGACAGAAGACAGCAGAGAAATTTGAGAAAAATAATATTTTCACAATCGGTGATCTTGCCGAGGCAGATCCACTCCAAGTGAAATTAATTTTAGGAAAAAGAGGTGAGCACTTACAGCATGCAGCCCAAGGCAAGGGAAGTGCTGTGATATATCCGGATCGAGAAAAAGGGGACAAAACCATTGGAAAAGAAACCACGTTTCAGAACCACACCACCGACCAAGGTTTGATTAAGAGTTTAGCCAGTCGAATGGTCGAACAACTGGCATCCAAGTTGGAACAAAAGCGTAAGAAAGTAAGAACCGTTTCCGTCGTTTATAAGCTAGAACGAGGAAAAGGCTCTCACTCAAAAAGTGTCACCTTAGCGGAAGGAACGAAGGATCAAAGTGTGTTATATGATCATGTTCAGAGCTTGTACCAACAACATCTTGCTGAGACGCCAATCATTCTCTTTGGTGTACGTTTTTCCAATCTCGAAGATTTGGACTATGAGCAACTCACCTTAGAAGATTTTATGTAA
- a CDS encoding ribonuclease H-like domain-containing protein: MSLKNKLNRYKTHLSHQADEVKDEVAQPNVDPPLEAGHSLPYEHKWRELQARPFHFDGENAVIREVSYPLEHQHGRYRYGQLLDVIEAWNKKRRSHPLSSYQLSPEDLFFFDTETTGLAGGTGTTIFLLGYSRVLDHEMKVKQLFLPGPSAEVAMYQAFLEDIKVMKRLVTYNGKAFDWPQVKTRHTLIRDMLPTLPSFGHFDLLHAARRLWKHDLPSCRLAVVEEEVLNFKRIEDTPGYLAPMLYFDYLEEQDPDIVAGVLKHNEWDVCSLVTLYIHLSQLLLDIQPERAHDKEKFKIASWYETIGEVHIASELYQLLAQREGRWQRPAKHQMALLLKKAKSYTQATCIWEELSHHHDSPSEVEIELAKLYEHQFKDYEKALHYAQKAYEKWQSSPKPRLRMKESDRRDKEAYEKRIGRLQLKLAKLMTTEDTRDTRTRIV; encoded by the coding sequence ATGTCATTGAAAAATAAGCTCAATAGATATAAAACACACTTGTCTCATCAAGCTGATGAGGTCAAGGATGAAGTGGCTCAGCCAAATGTAGACCCTCCGTTAGAAGCGGGTCACAGTCTTCCTTATGAACATAAGTGGCGAGAATTACAAGCTAGACCGTTTCATTTTGATGGAGAGAATGCAGTGATCAGAGAAGTGAGTTACCCTCTGGAGCATCAGCATGGCCGTTATCGATATGGTCAACTATTAGACGTAATCGAAGCATGGAATAAGAAGAGGCGTTCGCATCCCCTATCTTCATATCAGCTTTCACCGGAAGATCTGTTTTTCTTTGACACTGAAACAACCGGACTGGCTGGGGGGACAGGGACGACGATATTCCTTTTAGGGTATAGTCGAGTGCTGGATCATGAAATGAAAGTCAAGCAACTCTTTTTACCTGGACCTTCGGCTGAGGTAGCGATGTATCAAGCCTTTTTAGAGGATATTAAAGTGATGAAGCGCCTCGTCACCTACAATGGTAAAGCGTTTGACTGGCCACAGGTGAAGACACGACACACGTTGATTAGAGACATGTTGCCCACACTGCCGAGTTTTGGACATTTTGATTTATTACACGCAGCTAGAAGACTATGGAAGCACGATCTACCCTCTTGTCGATTAGCCGTTGTTGAAGAGGAAGTCTTAAACTTTAAGAGAATAGAAGATACACCAGGGTATCTCGCACCGATGCTCTATTTTGATTATCTAGAGGAGCAGGACCCCGATATCGTTGCGGGCGTGCTTAAGCATAACGAGTGGGACGTCTGTTCGCTAGTGACCCTGTATATTCATCTTTCACAATTGCTTCTGGATATCCAGCCGGAACGGGCTCACGACAAGGAAAAATTCAAAATTGCAAGCTGGTATGAGACGATTGGCGAAGTCCATATCGCATCGGAACTATACCAACTGTTAGCCCAACGTGAAGGACGATGGCAAAGGCCAGCTAAACATCAAATGGCCCTGTTACTGAAGAAGGCAAAATCGTACACGCAAGCGACATGCATTTGGGAAGAGCTTTCTCACCATCATGACAGCCCCTCAGAGGTTGAAATAGAGTTGGCTAAACTATACGAACATCAATTCAAAGATTACGAGAAGGCGTTACATTATGCACAAAAAGCATACGAGAAGTGGCAGAGTAGTCCTAAGCCCCGGTTACGCATGAAAGAATCGGATCGACGTGACAAAGAAGCTTATGAAAAACGTATAGGTCGGTTACAATTGAAGCTAGCGAAATTGATGACGACAGAAGACACTAGAGACACTCGTACGCGTATTGTTTAA
- a CDS encoding DEAD/DEAH box helicase, which translates to MVYEGVIRVKKKSMSDIIRLLQEEPDFKDNISNWTTIPPRKARTVPYPQGLNQRIRKGLEDRGISSLYTHQETAFRLATQGENFVAVTPTASGKTLCYNLPVLQAVSENENSRALYIFPTKALAQDQKSELNELIEEMDIAIKSYTYDGDTPANIRQVVRKAGHVVITNPDMLHSAILPHHTKWVSLFENLKYIVIDELHIYRGVFGSHVANVIRRLKRICQFYGSDPQFICTSATIANPQELAEQLTGAPMKLVNNNGAPTGTKHIVFYNPPVVNNPLNIRRSATLEARNVARLFLKNKIQTILFARSRVRVEILLNYLQQLVAHTFGPKSIRGYRGGYLPNERREIERGLRNGDIIGVVSTNALELGVDIGQLQACVLTGYPGSIASTWQQAGRAGRRQDESMVVMVASSSPIDQYVIQHPDYFFNRSPEHARISPNNLIILVDHLKCAAFELPFKQGELFDGVEVEEVLEYLTEEQVLHYQNQKWYWMNDAFPAHNVSLRSASQENVVIIDQSDVAHVRVIGEMDRFSAMTLLHDEAIYLHQGVQYQVEKLDYEEKKAFVREVSTDYYTDANLAVQLKVIEVDKHKALASQGEIGYGDVMVNAKATIFKKIKFETHENIGSGPIHLPEEELHTTAMWLSLSADWEEEHGREKLEQGLTGLAHVLRHVAPLFVMCDPQDIHVVPQVKAVHSGLPTIFLYDHYPGGVGLSEQVYQGLNLILNEVQHVIHSCQCESGCPSCIGTLDSDENMKQLSLKLVGFLQEEGAHHVIEK; encoded by the coding sequence ATGGTATATGAGGGAGTGATTCGGGTGAAGAAGAAAAGCATGTCAGATATTATCCGCTTATTACAGGAAGAACCAGATTTCAAAGACAATATATCCAATTGGACAACAATCCCGCCACGAAAGGCACGAACAGTCCCATATCCACAAGGTCTTAACCAACGTATTCGCAAGGGATTAGAAGACCGAGGTATTTCTTCACTGTACACACACCAAGAAACCGCCTTTCGCCTGGCCACTCAGGGCGAAAATTTTGTTGCGGTTACGCCCACAGCGTCTGGGAAAACGCTGTGCTACAATTTACCGGTGTTACAAGCGGTATCCGAAAACGAGAATAGTCGCGCGTTATACATATTTCCAACGAAAGCATTGGCTCAAGATCAGAAAAGCGAACTCAACGAATTGATAGAAGAAATGGATATTGCTATAAAAAGTTACACGTACGATGGAGACACACCGGCAAACATTCGGCAGGTGGTTCGCAAAGCGGGGCATGTCGTCATCACCAATCCAGATATGTTGCATTCCGCTATTTTGCCACACCACACCAAGTGGGTTTCCTTATTTGAGAACTTAAAGTATATCGTCATTGATGAATTACATATATATAGAGGCGTATTTGGGAGTCACGTTGCCAATGTCATCAGACGCCTGAAAAGAATCTGCCAATTTTACGGTAGTGATCCCCAATTTATATGTACTTCCGCTACCATAGCGAATCCACAGGAACTGGCAGAACAATTAACCGGCGCACCAATGAAGCTCGTTAATAACAACGGTGCACCCACAGGGACGAAGCATATCGTCTTCTATAATCCGCCTGTAGTCAATAACCCCTTAAACATTAGGCGCAGTGCCACCCTAGAGGCAAGAAATGTGGCGCGTCTGTTTTTAAAAAATAAAATCCAGACGATTCTTTTCGCTCGGAGTCGGGTTCGTGTTGAGATTTTATTAAATTATCTACAACAGCTCGTTGCCCATACGTTCGGTCCAAAATCAATCCGTGGTTATCGAGGTGGCTATCTCCCGAACGAAAGGCGTGAGATTGAACGTGGCTTACGAAACGGGGATATTATAGGTGTGGTCAGTACCAACGCGCTAGAGTTAGGGGTCGATATAGGACAGCTTCAGGCCTGCGTGCTTACAGGTTACCCAGGATCAATCGCTAGTACCTGGCAGCAGGCGGGGAGAGCAGGGAGAAGACAAGACGAATCTATGGTCGTCATGGTCGCCAGCTCTAGCCCTATTGACCAGTATGTCATTCAACATCCGGATTATTTCTTTAACCGATCGCCGGAACATGCGCGTATCTCTCCTAACAACCTCATTATCTTGGTCGACCACCTGAAGTGCGCCGCCTTCGAATTACCATTTAAGCAAGGAGAATTGTTCGACGGCGTCGAAGTAGAAGAGGTATTAGAGTATCTCACTGAAGAACAAGTGTTGCATTATCAGAATCAGAAGTGGTATTGGATGAACGATGCCTTCCCTGCCCATAATGTCAGTTTGCGATCAGCCTCACAAGAAAATGTGGTCATCATCGATCAGTCGGATGTCGCTCATGTCCGTGTGATAGGGGAAATGGATCGCTTTAGCGCCATGACCTTGCTGCATGATGAAGCCATCTATTTACACCAAGGCGTTCAGTATCAGGTTGAAAAGTTAGATTATGAAGAGAAAAAGGCTTTTGTCCGTGAGGTGAGCACCGATTATTACACCGACGCTAACTTAGCTGTTCAACTCAAAGTGATAGAAGTGGATAAACACAAAGCTCTCGCATCACAGGGCGAAATCGGCTACGGGGACGTCATGGTCAACGCCAAAGCAACCATTTTTAAGAAAATAAAATTCGAAACGCATGAAAATATAGGTTCTGGCCCGATTCATTTACCTGAGGAAGAGTTACATACCACCGCCATGTGGCTGAGCTTGAGTGCCGATTGGGAGGAAGAACATGGGCGTGAGAAGCTAGAGCAAGGTTTGACGGGGTTGGCTCATGTTCTGCGCCATGTGGCCCCTTTGTTCGTCATGTGCGACCCGCAAGACATTCATGTTGTGCCACAAGTGAAAGCCGTACACTCGGGGTTACCGACCATCTTTTTATATGATCACTACCCTGGAGGCGTAGGATTAAGCGAACAGGTTTATCAGGGGCTGAATCTCATTTTGAATGAAGTGCAACACGTCATCCACTCGTGTCAGTGTGAAAGTGGTTGTCCTTCTTGTATCGGCACCCTAGATAGTGATGAGAACATGAAGCAACTATCGTTAAAGCTCGTTGGTTTCCTACAGGAGGAAGGTGCACATCATGTCATTGAAAAATAA
- a CDS encoding DUF2254 domain-containing protein: MPKLYYIRKSFWFLPSFYSLIGIVLAIVSISIERYMVTWSNVSWIPDMILVDIDHGRSILAALVTAILTMTTITFSTVLVVLTTYSSQFSPRTLQNFIMEQKTQRVLGVFTGTFIYILLMFLFLKNLSETIVLISPAIAVFFTIVSLGFFVSYIHYVSTSVQVSNLIDQITKRTKSAIQKAFPNAKTHHLSQPTEAPWLSWESEEIKHLTPEHVVAHKTGYIQYIDTEGLRRYATQKDIIFRVERYVGEFIIEGSALFSYWGLLETTPNVTEQEVLTYITIGVERTTNQDVNFGIQKLVEIALRALSPGINDPNTAVVCVNELANILTLLGERQIPSPYYYDKASNLRIIMHHQDFSTYLYTCFFQIKQYGRGDLSVMSSVLEALNMVAENNDQEIKDEVWEFSKYIVSGIPVDKLHTLDKKFMNEKLMTLAVHCNHPKDFCPLS; the protein is encoded by the coding sequence ATGCCAAAGTTATATTATATACGCAAGAGCTTTTGGTTCTTACCCTCTTTTTATAGCCTTATAGGCATTGTCCTGGCCATCGTTTCTATCTCAATTGAGCGTTATATGGTGACATGGTCTAACGTGAGCTGGATACCGGATATGATTTTAGTTGACATCGACCATGGCCGGTCTATTCTTGCTGCGCTCGTGACTGCTATACTGACGATGACAACGATCACGTTCTCAACCGTACTCGTCGTCCTGACCACTTATTCATCACAATTTTCGCCACGAACACTACAAAACTTTATCATGGAACAGAAAACGCAACGCGTCCTTGGTGTCTTTACAGGCACCTTTATCTACATTTTACTCATGTTCTTATTCTTGAAGAATTTATCTGAAACGATCGTCCTCATCTCACCGGCTATCGCTGTATTTTTCACGATTGTCTCACTTGGTTTTTTCGTTTCCTATATCCATTACGTTTCGACCTCCGTTCAGGTGAGTAATCTGATTGATCAGATCACTAAACGGACGAAAAGCGCGATTCAGAAAGCTTTTCCAAATGCGAAAACCCATCATTTATCCCAACCAACGGAAGCCCCTTGGCTCAGCTGGGAATCTGAGGAGATTAAACATCTTACACCAGAGCATGTCGTTGCACATAAAACAGGCTACATCCAATACATAGACACAGAAGGATTACGACGATATGCCACCCAAAAAGACATCATATTTCGAGTTGAACGGTATGTTGGAGAGTTTATAATCGAAGGTTCAGCTCTTTTCTCTTATTGGGGTTTACTTGAAACAACTCCTAATGTCACTGAACAGGAAGTATTAACGTATATCACGATTGGCGTTGAACGCACAACGAATCAAGACGTCAATTTTGGGATTCAAAAACTAGTAGAAATTGCTTTACGCGCGCTTTCTCCCGGTATTAATGACCCTAATACAGCCGTGGTATGTGTTAACGAATTAGCGAACATCCTAACGCTCTTGGGAGAAAGGCAAATCCCGAGTCCATACTATTACGATAAGGCGTCAAATCTCAGGATCATCATGCACCATCAGGACTTTTCTACTTACTTATATACATGCTTTTTCCAAATCAAGCAGTACGGTCGAGGTGACCTGTCTGTTATGTCTTCTGTATTAGAAGCATTAAACATGGTAGCCGAAAATAACGATCAAGAGATTAAGGATGAAGTGTGGGAATTCAGTAAGTATATCGTCTCAGGTATTCCCGTTGACAAGCTACACACGTTAGATAAGAAATTTATGAATGAAAAACTCATGACCTTAGCTGTCCATTGTAACCACCCGAAAGATTTCTGTCCGTTGTCATGA
- a CDS encoding metal-sulfur cluster assembly factor — MEELQELMEQIETNDNVTPELKEKVVEALTNVEDPELGIDIVNLGLVYRIEMDENKNVNVVMTLTSMGCPLAGMIVTLVKEALDKVEDVHDADVEIVWNPPWSKERVSRMAKMVLRIS, encoded by the coding sequence ATGGAAGAATTACAAGAGTTGATGGAACAAATCGAAACCAATGATAACGTCACACCTGAGTTAAAGGAAAAAGTTGTCGAGGCGCTCACTAATGTAGAGGACCCAGAGTTAGGAATAGATATCGTCAACCTCGGACTCGTCTACCGCATTGAAATGGACGAGAATAAAAATGTGAATGTTGTCATGACATTGACATCCATGGGGTGCCCTTTGGCAGGGATGATTGTGACATTGGTTAAAGAAGCGCTAGATAAAGTTGAGGACGTTCATGATGCCGATGTTGAAATTGTATGGAATCCACCGTGGTCAAAGGAACGTGTATCACGTATGGCCAAAATGGTGCTTCGAATCAGCTAA
- a CDS encoding MTH1187 family thiamine-binding protein, whose translation MAIVDVTIIPIGTQEPSVSTYVADIQKVLEQYKDKVNVQLTPMSTLIEGELEDLFEVVQAIHEVPFENGVQRVATNIRIDDRRDKKRKMQDKVQAVQEKLTEE comes from the coding sequence ATGGCCATTGTGGATGTAACCATTATACCGATAGGAACACAAGAACCGAGTGTGAGTACTTATGTGGCTGATATCCAGAAAGTACTCGAGCAATACAAAGATAAAGTCAATGTTCAATTGACACCTATGAGTACGCTTATAGAGGGAGAATTGGAGGATCTCTTCGAGGTCGTACAAGCCATACATGAAGTGCCGTTTGAGAACGGCGTACAAAGAGTGGCGACGAATATACGTATCGACGATCGTAGAGACAAAAAAAGAAAGATGCAGGATAAGGTACAAGCTGTACAAGAAAAGCTAACTGAGGAATAA
- a CDS encoding glycine betaine ABC transporter substrate-binding protein, translating to MKKLTKISFLLLLSLSLVLTGCGVDREDGGGESGAGEQTPNENEATPGAGQTITFGVTPWTSTIPPTYIAKAILEDMGYEVVLQDAEVGVVYTGLSQGEIDVFMDAWLPDMHRSYIESYGENLDVVSVSYEEGELGWVVPTYVEEIDSIEDIKGNEDIFGGSIYGIEEGAGMSEQSREMLKAYDLDLEYVASSEPGMLSQAKKAIDAQEPVLFLGWRPHPMFVNWDLKVLEDPQAFYETSEVRVITRSGLDETSPEAHQFFSNWEIPIEDVENMIAEIENNNTPPEEAARDWIENNQDKVSEMTGTAQEE from the coding sequence ATGAAAAAATTGACCAAAATAAGCTTCCTATTGCTATTGTCGCTTAGTCTTGTCCTGACCGGATGTGGTGTCGACCGTGAGGATGGTGGAGGAGAATCAGGCGCAGGCGAACAGACACCTAATGAGAACGAGGCCACTCCTGGTGCAGGTCAGACCATTACGTTCGGTGTGACACCCTGGACAAGTACGATTCCACCCACTTACATTGCCAAAGCAATATTAGAGGATATGGGCTATGAAGTGGTGCTACAGGACGCAGAGGTTGGCGTTGTTTACACAGGCTTATCACAGGGTGAAATTGATGTATTTATGGATGCGTGGCTTCCGGATATGCATCGAAGCTACATTGAAAGCTATGGAGAGAACCTCGATGTCGTGTCTGTGAGTTATGAAGAAGGGGAGTTAGGTTGGGTGGTACCCACCTACGTGGAAGAGATCGATTCGATTGAAGATATTAAAGGCAATGAAGATATATTTGGAGGGAGTATCTACGGTATTGAAGAAGGAGCCGGGATGTCAGAACAATCGAGGGAGATGTTAAAGGCCTACGATCTTGACCTCGAATATGTCGCTTCGAGTGAACCAGGGATGTTATCACAAGCCAAAAAAGCAATAGATGCACAAGAGCCTGTACTCTTCTTAGGTTGGCGTCCACATCCTATGTTTGTCAATTGGGATCTTAAGGTACTAGAAGATCCACAGGCGTTTTATGAAACATCCGAAGTTCGAGTCATTACGCGTTCAGGCTTAGATGAGACGTCGCCAGAAGCGCATCAATTTTTCAGCAACTGGGAAATCCCAATTGAAGATGTAGAGAATATGATTGCTGAAATAGAAAATAACAACACCCCACCTGAAGAAGCAGCAAGAGACTGGATCGAGAACAACCAGGACAAAGTGAGCGAGATGACAGGTACGGCACAAGAAGAATAA
- a CDS encoding glycine betaine ABC transporter substrate-binding protein, protein MTFEKRVLYLIFVIVLITTGCGMAQEDGNDQPGTGEDNPGQETDQAKPGEGQTITFGVTPWTSTVPPTYVAKNVLEDMGYTVDLQEADVGVVFTSLSQGELDVFMDAWLPDMHGNFMAQYRDQLEDVAVSYTEGELGWVLPEYVEGIQSVEDLKGREDQFEGKIYGIEEGDGLTITSRDMIEAYDLDLEYVASSESGMLAQAKRSIDAGEPVLFVGWRPHPMFADWDLRVLEDPQGFLQSSEVHVLTRQDLAQDVPEAFDFLSRWHIPVEDVEEMIVQIDEGTSPDEVAREWIEQNSDTVQEMKEGTGEEEESQKPDQKDHQDHQD, encoded by the coding sequence ATGACATTTGAAAAAAGGGTCCTATACCTCATCTTCGTGATTGTGCTCATCACGACGGGGTGTGGGATGGCGCAGGAGGATGGGAATGATCAACCGGGGACCGGGGAGGATAACCCTGGTCAAGAAACGGATCAAGCCAAACCTGGAGAAGGGCAGACCATTACGTTTGGTGTCACGCCATGGACAAGTACCGTTCCTCCCACATATGTGGCCAAAAATGTTTTGGAAGATATGGGTTATACGGTTGATCTACAGGAAGCTGACGTAGGTGTTGTGTTTACGAGTTTGTCTCAGGGAGAGCTTGATGTATTTATGGATGCCTGGCTTCCAGATATGCATGGCAATTTCATGGCACAATATCGTGATCAATTAGAGGACGTGGCCGTGAGCTATACTGAGGGTGAGCTAGGCTGGGTCCTCCCAGAATACGTCGAAGGCATACAATCAGTTGAAGATTTAAAAGGACGTGAGGATCAGTTTGAGGGGAAGATTTACGGCATCGAAGAAGGAGATGGTTTAACGATAACCTCTCGTGACATGATTGAAGCCTACGACCTCGACTTAGAATATGTTGCTTCAAGTGAATCAGGCATGCTAGCCCAAGCCAAACGTTCGATCGACGCAGGAGAGCCTGTTCTATTTGTTGGATGGCGTCCGCATCCCATGTTTGCCGATTGGGACCTTAGAGTATTAGAAGACCCACAGGGCTTTCTACAGAGCTCAGAAGTTCACGTGTTAACCAGACAGGATTTAGCTCAGGACGTACCGGAGGCATTTGATTTTCTTAGCCGTTGGCACATTCCAGTAGAGGATGTTGAAGAGATGATTGTCCAGATTGATGAAGGGACGTCACCGGACGAGGTGGCACGTGAATGGATTGAACAAAACTCAGATACTGTTCAAGAGATGAAAGAAGGCACAGGCGAAGAAGAAGAGTCTCAAAAACCAGATCAAAAAGATCATCAAGATCATCAAGATTAG
- a CDS encoding ABC transporter permease yields MNYFDFPLQEWTNTFVNKWLIPTLGPFFGIISDYISIILTALTDLLIAIPPELLTIILAFFAWRVAGIGFAVFTVLGLLFLGSVDLGNENIWIAGMQTTAIVLVATLLSIIIGIPVGILSAKSEKLHQIVRPVLDFMQTLPSFVYLIPTILLFGIGGVPAVIATFIFATPPAVRLTNLGIRQVPEDVVEAARAFGSTSWQMLSKVQLPMALPTIMAGVNQTIMLALSMAVIASMIGAPGLGSIVLAGISRVDVGMGLVGGLGIVVLAIILDRLTEGLGQTQKA; encoded by the coding sequence ATGAATTATTTTGATTTCCCTCTACAGGAATGGACCAATACGTTCGTTAATAAATGGTTGATTCCTACACTCGGTCCTTTCTTCGGGATCATTAGTGACTATATTTCCATCATACTGACGGCATTAACCGATTTACTTATTGCTATTCCGCCTGAATTATTAACCATAATTCTTGCCTTTTTCGCATGGAGAGTAGCAGGGATAGGTTTTGCGGTCTTCACCGTGCTTGGCTTACTGTTTCTCGGCAGCGTTGATCTTGGCAACGAGAATATATGGATTGCCGGTATGCAGACAACGGCTATCGTGTTAGTGGCCACATTGTTGTCCATTATCATCGGCATACCTGTAGGCATCCTAAGTGCAAAATCTGAGAAGCTGCACCAAATCGTACGTCCTGTGCTTGACTTTATGCAAACACTACCAAGCTTTGTGTATTTGATACCCACCATTCTTTTATTCGGTATCGGTGGTGTGCCAGCCGTTATCGCGACGTTTATTTTCGCGACACCACCAGCCGTTAGATTAACGAATCTGGGGATTCGACAAGTGCCTGAAGACGTTGTAGAGGCCGCAAGAGCTTTCGGTTCAACCTCTTGGCAAATGTTGAGCAAAGTCCAACTACCGATGGCCCTGCCGACGATTATGGCCGGGGTGAACCAAACGATCATGCTGGCCCTATCTATGGCTGTTATAGCATCTATGATCGGGGCTCCAGGATTAGGTTCAATTGTACTAGCAGGCATCTCACGTGTTGACGTTGGGATGGGACTCGTTGGAGGCTTAGGTATTGTTGTCCTCGCGATTATATTAGACAGGCTCACAGAAGGGTTAGGGCAAACACAAAAGGCTTAA